A window of the Leptospira brenneri genome harbors these coding sequences:
- a CDS encoding DMT family protein, which produces MLTIILLVLSNIFMTFAWYGHLKFVKSNNVFYIILFSWGIAFFEYVLMVPANRIGYTVYKFEGFQLKIIQEVITIFVFILFATVFLGEKIKWNYIVSFGLILLAGYFAFGFGTKSNGH; this is translated from the coding sequence ATGTTAACCATCATTCTACTTGTACTTTCCAATATTTTTATGACCTTTGCTTGGTATGGGCATTTGAAATTTGTAAAGTCAAACAATGTGTTTTATATCATTTTGTTTTCTTGGGGAATTGCATTCTTTGAATATGTATTGATGGTTCCTGCAAATCGAATTGGATATACAGTTTATAAATTTGAAGGTTTCCAATTAAAAATCATCCAAGAAGTGATCACCATATTCGTGTTCATTCTCTTTGCCACGGTTTTTTTGGGTGAAAAAATCAAATGGAACTATATTGTTAGTTTTGGACTCATCCTTCTTGCTGGATATTTTGCGTTTGGATTTGGAACCAAATCAAACGGACACTAA
- a CDS encoding NAD-dependent deacylase: MSLLSPEVIQRIRSAKNILFLTGAGISSESGIPTFRGEGGYWKTYKAEELATPEAFASHPEVVWDWYDWRRKICFEAKPNDGHLTIANWQSIPQTVKVITQNVDGLHPRAGSQNLLEIHGNIFRARCTTCREKFLLGEDGISEPGLKYCPNCESLLRPDIVWFGESYDSKLLTKAWEQSKEAHVVFVVGTSANVSVPANLALTAIRNGALGIEINPETTALTSSIQLHFAGKSGEILPEIFKEVFGDVNLK, from the coding sequence ATGAGTCTTCTTTCACCTGAAGTGATCCAGCGAATCCGTTCTGCAAAGAATATCTTGTTCCTTACGGGTGCAGGTATCTCTAGCGAAAGTGGAATTCCAACCTTTCGTGGTGAAGGTGGGTATTGGAAAACTTACAAAGCCGAAGAACTTGCCACACCAGAAGCTTTTGCCAGCCACCCAGAAGTAGTTTGGGATTGGTATGACTGGAGACGAAAAATTTGTTTTGAAGCCAAACCCAACGACGGACACCTAACAATTGCAAACTGGCAATCAATACCACAGACAGTAAAGGTAATTACCCAAAATGTAGATGGACTCCATCCTCGGGCAGGGAGCCAAAACCTTCTAGAAATTCATGGCAATATTTTCCGTGCAAGATGTACGACCTGTCGTGAAAAATTTCTTTTAGGAGAAGATGGAATTAGCGAACCAGGACTAAAATATTGTCCTAATTGCGAATCACTTTTACGACCAGACATTGTTTGGTTTGGAGAAAGTTACGATAGCAAACTCCTCACAAAAGCCTGGGAACAAAGCAAAGAAGCGCATGTTGTTTTTGTTGTGGGAACCAGTGCCAACGTATCGGTTCCAGCCAACCTTGCCCTGACTGCCATTCGCAATGGAGCCCTCGGAATCGAAATCAATCCAGAAACAACCGCACTCACATCCTCCATACAACTTCATTTTGCCGGGAAATCAGGAGAAATTCTTCCTGAAATTTTTAAGGAAGTTTTTGGAGACGTAAATTTAAAATAA